The sequence below is a genomic window from Corynebacterium afermentans subsp. afermentans.
CCGCGCGTTGTTCCGCACCACGGATGTGGCGACAACGGCGGGCTTTTCCGCTGGCTTCGCCCAGGCCAATCTGATCGCGCTGGATCGGAAGTACGCGTTCGATTTCTTGTTGTTCGCGCAGCGCAACCCGAAGCCGTGCCCGCTGCTCGGGGTGTTAGAGCCGGGCGAAGTTTCCTCGCCGCTGCTTGCGGGTGGCGATATCCGCACCGACATTCCGTCCTACCGGGTGTTTTCGCACGGCTCGCTTATCGACGAACCAACGGATGCCACCGCCTACTGGACCGAGAACACCGTCGCATTTGTCATCGGGTGCTCCTTCACCTTCGAACAGGCATTGCTAGACAACAATGTGCCGGTCGCCCACATCGAACAGGGGGTGAACGTGCCGATGTATCTGACCAACATCGACTGCGAACCTGCCGGGGTATTCAGCGGGAAGATGGTGGTCTCCATGCGTCCCATCCCGGCGAACTTGGTGTCGGACGCGGTGCGGATCACCTCGCGCTACCCGGCGGTGCACGGAGCGCCGGTGCACGTGGGGGAGCCGGGGCTAATCGGCATCGACGACCTGGCCGCGCCCGATTTCGGCGACGATGTAGACATCCCAGCAGGTTGGGTGCCGGTGTTCTGGGCGTGTGGGGTCACGCCGCAGTCGATCGTGATGCATTCGAAACCGGAGCTGGCAATCTGCCATTCGCCGGGCAAGATGCTCATCACCGACGTGCGGGACGTGGCGTACCAGGTTCCCTAAAGGTCCCGGCTGTGGACAACTTTGGTGCTTTTTGAAGCGGGTTATCCACAGTTTCTGGTTGTGGGGGTTGTGTGGGGTTGCGTTGGGTTTAGGGTCTGTGGCCATGAACTCGTTCGACGCATTCATCCAGGCGATGTCCGCAGTATCCATGGAGACACTGCGGCACTTCGACCTGCCGGTTGCCCTTGCTGCCGGGATGGCGCCGGATCGGGCGCGTGCGTGGGATCAGATGCAGGACGTCTACTACGGGACAACGAAATTCACCCGCAAGCAATCGGAGGCTGTGCAGAAAGCCCGCGGGTTCTCCCTCGACGAACTCGGACTGATCGAACGTCGCATCAGCGGAGTGAAAGATGCCGGCGAGCGGTGGCGGCTGCGGCTAGAACTGTTGGATGTCACCGGCGGGTACCGCGCGATCGAACGCGCCGCACGAGAGATCGTGCCCCGCGAGGACAATGCCCCGACAAAGAAACAGGTGGCGTTCTCGGCGCCGAGAAACGGGCGGGCGCGCATCACCATCGACACCACCGACCGCAAAGCAGCCGACTTAGAGCATCGCCTGCGGCAAGGCATCGACGCCACGCTGCCGGCGGCGGCGCAGATGGAGGAGGCGTTCTGGCGCATCGTCGAAGGTAAGGCTGGCGGGGTGGTCGCCGCCGCGCCACGGCCGATTGTGATGGTGCCGATCACCGAGCACGCACGCATCATGGCGGGTGACGGCGACGACGTCATCCTGACGCTGACTGACGGCACCATCATGACGGGTGCGGAGTACCTCCAGCAAGAGTTCGGCGAGGCACTCGAGGTCGCAGCCTTCCACCCCGAGGAAGGCGCGGTGAACCTCTACGACACCGAGCGCTTCGCCAACCAGAAACAGCGCGATCTTGCCTGCATGGTCTCACCCGTGTGCGCGTTCCCCGGCTGCCGCCACGGGGCGTACGGGTCGGAGATTCATCACGTGACAGCGTGGAAACACGGCGGGCTGACCAACATGAACAACCTGGTGCCGCTATGCAGGTATCACAACCGGATCAACGACGATGACCCCTGGCGCACCAAACGCGGCCGCATCGCCATGATCAGGGGCGCACCCTGGTGGATCTCACCCCGCGGGTACCACATCAAAAACACCGACCGCGGAGCACTCGAGCAGCTCTTCGGCCCCCGAAGAGCAGGCCCCTAGACAACGCGAAACGCCGCCGCCCAACAACGGACGACGGCGTAACACCCGCGCGCCTAGGAAATCGTCGCGATGGTGGCGTTCGCCTTGACGCGCTCGCCCTGTTGTGCGGCGAGGGAGATCTGCCCGTCTCGAGGCGCTTTGATCTGCGATTCCATTTTCATGGCCTCGACTGTGGCGATCGCGTCGCCCTTGGAGACAACGTCGCCGTCGGCGACCAACCATTCAACGATGGTGGCTTCGTACTTCGACGTCACGGCTCCTGCTTCGTCGCTGGCCGGGCCAGCTGTTTCGGCCGGGGCCGTGGCCGCGCCGCCGCCGAGCATGGCGACGGGGAAGCCGATGGTGTGCAGTCGGCCGTCGATTTCCACGACGACGTCGCGGCGCTCGTCGTAGATGTGCTCGATGTCGACGCCGTTGTGTTTCTGCGACGGTGAGTAGTTGTGGTCGACCCAGTCGGTGTAGACGTCGAGGCTCTCACCGGTGATTTCGGGCGCGTCGACCATGTCGCGGTGGAACGGCAGCACGGTGCGCACGCCTTCGATGACGAACTCGCTGAGCGCCTGCTTTGCGCGGGCGAGGGCGGTGTCGCGGTCGGGTCCCCAGACTACGAGTTTGCCCATGAGCGAGTCGTAGTACGGCGGGATTTGTCCGCCGGTGCGAACGCCGGTGTCGATGCGCACGCCTGGTCCGGTCGGCACGTCGAAGCGCGTCGCCGTGCCGGGCGAGGGGGCGAAGCCGTTGGTGACATCTTCGGCGTTGATGCGGAACTCAAAAGCATGACCGCTTATCGACGGGTCGATCCCGTTGCCGCCGTTGCTCTTCGAGTCGACGAAGGAAAGGGGCAACCCATCCGCGATCCGGAACTGCTCGGCGATGATGTCCACGCCGGTGACGGCCTCGGTGATGGGGTGCTCGACCTGGACGCGGGTGTTGACCTCCAAAAACGACACGGTGCCGTCTTCGGAGACGATGTATTCGACGGTGCCGGCGGACTGGTAGTTCGCCTTGCGGATGATTTCGCGGGCGCCTTCTTCGATGGCGCTGCGCTGCTCGTCGGTGAGGAACGGGGCGGGGGCTTCCTCGATGAGTTTTTGGAAGCGGCGCTGGGTGGAGCAGTCGCGGGTGCCGAGCACTGCGACGTTGCCGTGCGCGTCGGCAAGCACTTGCGCCTCGACGTGGCGCGGGTGGGTGAGGAACTTCTCCACGTAGCACTCGCCGCGGCCGAACGCCTCCTTTGCCTCGCGACCAGCGGAGGCGAAGCCTTCCTCGATGTCGGCTTCGTCGAAGACAACTTTCAGGCCGCGGCCGCCGCCGCCGAAGGCTGCCTTGATCGCGATCGGCATGCCGTGCTTGTCGGCGAAGTCGCGGGCTTCCTCCCAGGTGGACAGCGGCTCGCCGGTGCCTGGTGCGAGCGGGGCGTCAACCTCGACGGCAAGGGCGCGGGCAGAGAGTTTGTCGCCGAGTAGTTCGATGGCCTCCGGCGATGGTCCGATCCAGGTCAGGCCGGCCTGCTCGACGGTGCGGGCGAAGTCGGCGTTTTCGGACAGGAACCCGTAGCCGGGGTGGAGGCAGTCGGCGCCGGCGCGGTGCGCGATCTCGATGAGCGCCGGGATGTTCATGTACGTCTCGGCGGAGGTCTTGCCCGGCAGCAGGTAGGCCTCGTCGGCGATCTGGGTGTGCAGCGCCCCGGTGTCCGGCTCGGAATAGACGGCGATGGAGCGGATGCCCAGATCGCGGGCGGTGCGCGCGATGCGCGCGGCGATCTCGCCGCGGTTGGCAATCAGTACGGCAGAAAGAGTCATGAATTAACCTTCCAGGGTGTAGCGCTCGAAGCGGAGTTTTCCGCCGGGCGGGAGTTGTGCGGCGATGTCGACGTCTTCATTGATCACGGTCGCGATAACAGGGTAGCCACCGGTCACGGCGTGGTCGCGCAGGAAGAGCACCGGTTGGCCGGACGGGGGGATCTGCACGGAGCCTGCGACCATGCCTTCGCTGGGCAGCTCGCCGTCGCGCGAGCGGGTCAGCGGGGCGTCGGATTCGAGGCGCAGGCCCACGCGGTTGGAGTCGCCGGTGACGGTGAAGGTGGTGGCGAAGAACCGGTCCACGGCGTCTTTATCGAACCAGTCGTCGCGGGGACCGAGGACGCAGCGCACCACGCCGACGACGTCCGCGCCGTCGCGTTCGACTCGCAGCGGGTTGGTCAAAAGCGAGTTGGCGGACTGTGGAGGGGTCAGTGACATGGCGATGGTGTCGCCGGCTGCCAGCGGTTTCGGGCCGAGCCCGGAGAGCATGTCGGTGGCCGCCGAATCCAGCTCGGTGTCGGCGATGAGCCCGCCGCGCACGGCGATGTAGGTGCGAAAACCGAGGCGCGCCGGCTTGACGACGACCTCCGCGCCCGCCGGCACAATCGTCGGGGTGGCCAGCGGCGCGGGGCGCCCGCCGACGGTGACGTCGGCGTCGGCGCCGGTAACGCAGATGACAGTCTCGGCCAGGGCGGTCATGGTCAGCCCGCCGACGTTTTCCAAAAGCGTGGCGTTGCGTTTGTTGCCCACGGCGGCGTTGGCGGTGCGGGCGGAGGCGCGGTCGGTGGACCCGGACGTGGTTACGCCCAGGTTGCCGTTGCCTTGTCGGCCGAGGTCCTGGTACAGCGTCTGCAGGCCCGCGTCGTCCAGCGTGAACACGGGGCGCCGCGGCGGTGTGGCCAGGTGCTTGCGCGCGGTCTGCGTGTCCGCGGGCAGGGTGTCCACAGCGTGGTAGTGCACGCGGTCGCCGGGGGCGACGAGCGCGGGCGGGGTGGCGGTGGAGTCCCACATCGGGGTGGCGGTGGTGCCGATGAGCTGCCAGCCGCCGGGGGAGGTGCGCGGGTAGACGGCGGAGAACTCGCCGGCGAGGGCGACAGCACCTGCGGGCACGGCGGTGCGCGGCGAGTCGCGGCGCGGGATCGTCAGCGCGCGCGAGGCGTCTTCCGGCACGCAGTAGGTGAACCCGGGGGCGAATCCGCCGAAGGCGGCGACCCAGGTGGTGGAGGTGTGCCACTCGATCAGCTCGCGCGGGCTCATGCCTAGCGACGTCGCCAGCGCGTCGACGTCCTCGCCGTCGTAGCGCACGTCGATGTCGATGTCGCGCGACGTGCCCATATCCGCAGCTGCGGGTGAATAACCGGCGAGCACGTCGACGGCGTTGGTGGTGGCGGTGGGCGAGTCGAAGGTTACGAGCACGGTGCGCGCGGCGGCGACGACGTCGGTTTGGTGCTCCAGCGGCGAGGCGGAAAGCGCCGCGTAGAAGTCCATGACAGTTTTCAGGTCGGGCAGGTCCACGATGAGGGCGCGGGTGCCGACTCGCTTTACGGGGTAGTTCACAGGACGGCCTCGATGCGGATGCCTTCGTCGGCAAGCTTGTGCACGACGCTGCGGGTCAGTTCGACGGAGCCGGGGGAGTCGCCGTGGACGCAGACCGATTCGGCCTGGACTTTGACTTCGGTGCCGTCGATGGCGGTGACGGATCCGGTGGAGGCGACCTGGAGTACCCGCTTGGCGACGGCCTCCGGGTCGTGCATGACCGCACCCGGCTCACGGCGCGACACGAGCGTGCCGTCGGGGTTGTAGCCGCGGTCAGCGAACGCTTCACGGATCACGCGCAGGCCTGCCTTTTCGGCGATGTCGACGGCGACGCCACCGGGAAGCAGCATCACGGCAAGGTCGGGGCTAAATGCTTTGATGCCGTCGATGACCGCCTTGGCGTGGGTTTCGTGGTGGACGATCGTGTTGTAGAGCGCGCCGTGGGGCTTGACGTAGCGCACGCGCATGCCGTGGACGCGGGCCAGGGCGTCGAGGGCGCCGATTTGGTAGAGCGTTTCGTCTGCGAGCTCGGCTGGGGCGTAATCGATGAAGCGGCGGCCGAAGCCGGCCGGGTCGTTGTAGGCCACGTGCGCCCCGAGGGTCACGCCGTGGGCGGCGGCATTTTTGAGGGTGCCAGCGATGGAATGGGGGTCTCCTGCGTGAAATCCGGTGGCGACGTTGGCGCTGGAGACCATCTCCAGCATGGCTGCGTCGTCAGCTACCGGGTTGCCCGCGGTGGTCTCGCCGAGGTCAGCATTGAGGTCGATGTGCATGGCCCTAGTTATACAACCTGGGTCATGTGACCTCGCACTCAGGTTTGGAAGGGGGGTGGGCTAGACGATGCCGTTGTTGATCTTCTCGATCATTTCGATGATGGCTTCCGCCTGCACCATCAGATGTTCCTGCAGGTAATCCGAGGCGCCCTGGCGGTCGCCGGACTTGACCAGTTCGACGATGTGCTCGTTGACCTCGATGAAGCGGCGGTTGAAGCTCGGGTCGTGCTCCAGAATCGGCAGTGTGGCCAGGCGGAGGAAGGCGTCGAGCTGGTCCATAGTGTCGCCGAGCGTCTTCGAGCCCATTGCGGCGAGCACGACGTGGTGGAATGCCTGGTTGACGGCGATGAACAGGTCGTCGTCTTCTTCCTCGATGGCGACGCGGGCTTCCTTGTTCAGCTCGTCGAGCCGCTCGACGTCCAAGTCTGGGCCCCACAGTAACGCCGCCGGCTCGATGGCGGCCCGGGCGCGGAAAGTGTCGGTGACGAACTCTGGCGACGGGGTGGCCAGGAAGACGCCGCGGTTGGGGATGCGTTCGCAGAGGCCTTCTGAGGTCAGCATGGCGAATGCTTCACGCAACGTGTTGCGGGAAACCCCGAAGCGCTCGGCGAGGGCTACCTCGTTGAGCTTTTGCCCGGGAGCGAATTCGCCACGTGAGATCGCGCGTCGGACCTCGGCGGAAACGTTGTGTGCAAGCATGGCATCCGTATTGAAATCAGTTGTCACCTACCATGTTTCTGCAGGTGGGTGACCACGTTGGTTAGAACTAGGGAAAGTATAACGCATTTATTGTTGAACAATGCACTGGTTGCCTCATGTTGATCTATCTTCTCAGGTTCCAGCGCCTTTTTAGTGCTCACGGCACCTGCGGGTACGGTTACACCCATGAGCCACGACAACAAACCACCGAAACTGTCCAAGAAAGCCTACGAAAAGGAGCTGCTGCGCCTGCAGGCTGAGCTTGTGGCTATGCAACAGTGGGTGGTGGAAAGTGGCGAGCGCTTGGTCATTGTCATGGAAGGCCGAGACGCCGCCGGCAAGGGCTCCGCGATTAAGCGCATCACCCAGTACTTGAATCCTCGCACCTGCCGCATCGAGGCACTGCCGAAGCCGACGGATCGCGAGCAGGGCCAGTGGTACTTCCAGCGTTACGTGGAAAAGCTGCCTACGGCCGGCGAGATCGTCATCTTCGACCGCTCTTGGTACAACCGTGCCGGCGTGGAGCGCGTAATGGGCTTTGCGTCCTCGCAGGAGTACCGGCGGTTTTTGCACCAGGCACCGATCTTCGAGCGCCTGTTGGTCGAAGACGGCATCATGCTGCGCAAATACTGGTTCTCTGTTTCCGACGAGGAGCAGTACAAGCGTTTCAAGTCGCGCCGCAACGATCCGCTGCGTCAGTGGAAACTCTCGCCGATGGACCTGGAGTCCATCACAAAATGGGAGGACTACTCCCGCGCGAAGGACGAGATGTTCGTTCACACCGACATCCCGTCGGCGCCGTGGTACACGGTGGAAAGCGAGGACAAGAAGCGCTCCCGCATCAACGTCATTTCGCACCTTTTGTCCACTATCCCGTACGAGCACACCAAGCCGGACCTGCCGGAGATCCCGGAGCGCCCGGAGACCACGGACTATGAGCGTCCGCCTCGCGAGGAGTTCCGCTATGTCCCCGACGTCGCCGCCGAGCTCGAGGTGGGCAAGCAGTCCAAGAAGAAGAAAAAGAAAAAGAAGAAGTAGCTAGCGCTTCTTTGGCGCGCCCCGTGGGGTGGAGACGGTTTTGTTGCCGGGGATCCAGAACCGCCACGGGGCGTCGGCGTTTTTGGAAATGCCGATGCGTGGGCCGGCCACCCATTCCGGCTCCGCCTCGCGCAGGGTGAGCTCGACCGGCGTGCCGTTGTCTCCCAACTCGAGCCCGAGGGCTCGGCCCAGGTTGCCCGGCCCCCGCGCCAGGTTCTCGTAAGCGATCGGCGCCCGGTCGGGGCGCTGCCGCCGCTCCCGCGCCAAATCCTCGCCGGCGACAACCTCGCCGCCGCGCATGAGGCACCCCTGGCCGTCGCCCTCCGGAGCGCACACGATGTTGCCGTTGTGGTGGATGCCGTAGGAGAAGTACACGTACAACCGCCCGGGCGGACCGAACATCGCCGCGTTGCGCGCCGTTTTACCGCGGTACGTGTGCGCCGCCGGGTCGTCTGCGCCGAGGTACGCCTCGACCTCGGTGAGCCTGATGCTCACCCCGTTGTGCGTGATCACGCACCCAAGCAACTGCGGGGCGACAACGTTAGCGGGCTGTAAAAAGTCGATCATGAGAGCCACTTCGCCAACCTTGCCACGGCCGCGCCGTCCGTGTTGGTGCCCACTACCTCGTCGGCGACGGCTTTGACGTCCTCGTGCGCGTTGCCCATCGCCACGGCGTGCCCGGCGGCGCGCAGCATGCCGAGGTCGTTGAGGTAGTCGCCGAACGCCGCCGTCTCCGACATCGCAACGCCCATCGCCTCGGCCAGCTGGGCGAGTGCCAGGCCCTTGTCGGCGTCCGGGTGCATCAGGTCCACCCAGTGCTTGCCGGAGACCACCGCGCGCAGCTCCGGCACCAGTTCGCGCACCCACGGGTAGGCGTCGCGCTCGGCGTCCGACTCCACGTACAGGGCGATTTTGATGGTGGGGGAGGCGGAGCCGTCGCCAAGCAAGGTGCGCGAGGCGTAGTACTTGTCCACTTCCGCGTCCATGGCGGGCGGCAGGGCGGCGGTGGCGGCGACCGAAGGGGCGCACACCACGGCATTCGCCGCAAACGGCGCGCTGGGCAGGGCGGACAACAACCGCTGCACCGGCGCTTCTGGCAGGGCCGTGGTGGAGACCACCTCGCCGCCGCGCGCAACCACCGCTCCGTTTTCCGCGATGAAGTCCTCGCAATCCGGGAACATTTGCTGCAACGTGGCCAGCTGGCGCCCGGACGCTGGCGCGAGGGTTATCCCGCGCGAGCGCGCGGTCTCCAGCAGTGGCCAAAACGCATCCGGCACACGTCCGTCGCCGTCGAGGAGTGTGCCGTCCATGTCCAACGCTATTAACCGAGGTGTCCGCATTGTCCCCACACTACCGGTGTGATGTGGAACACTGGGAAAGCATGACCGATCTGATCAAGACCGAAGTACGCGAAACCACCGGCGTGATCACCCTGGACCGTCCGAAGGCGTTGAACTCACTCAACCACGAGATGGCCCGCGCCATCGACGCCACGTTGAAGCAGTGGCGTAACGACGATGCCATCGCCCAGGTGGTCGTCCAGTCCGCGGGCAAGCACTTCTGTTCAGGCGGCGATGTGCGCGCCGCGCGCGAGGGCATCCTCGACGGCCGCAGCACTGAGGTCGACGCCTTTTTCGCCGACGAGTACGCCATGAACCTCGACATTGCGAACTACCCCAAGCCCTACATCGCGCTTTGCAACGGTGTGATCATGGGCGGCGGCATGGGCATCTCGGCCCACGGCTCGCACATGGTGGTCACGGAAGATACCTTTGCCTCCATGCCGGAGATGAACATCGGCTACGTCACGGATGTGGGTATGTCCTGGCTGCTGCAGAACCTGCCGAAGCGCCCGTCGCTGCCGCTGGGAAAGTTCCTCGCGCTCACCGGCTACCGTCTCACTCCCGACGACATGCTGGCCACCGGTCTGGCCACGCACAAAGTCGCGTCGCTCGACGGAGTGCTCGACGGCATCGTCGCCGAAGGGCCCGGCTACCTTGACACTGTCGCCATTGCGCCGGGGGAGTCGGAGCTTTTTTCGCTTTACGACGGCATCGAGCACACGTTCCAGGGTTCCTGGGCTGAGATTCAGGAAAATTTGGACGGGGAATTGGCGGAGCTCGTCGCAAAGCGGACGGCGCAGGCATCCCCGTCGGCCCTGGTCGCAGCCGCCGAGCTGTTCGCCGCGAACGCCACGCAGGACCTCGCCGGAGCCCTGGATAACGAACGGCGACTCGGGGCCATGATGACCCGCGAACCCGACTTCGCCGAGGGGGTGCGCGCAGTGCTCGTGGACAAAGACCAGTCCCCGAACTTCGCCCCGCAGCCAGAACCCGGCAAGTACCGGGACGTCCTGCGCAATTAGTTATTGGGCTAGCGGGGCATCAGCCGCGTAATGACCTGCCCACCAAGGCCGAGCAGAGCCCAGACCGAGAAGAAGGCCGCGACGGCAATCGCGATGACTTCGGGCGCGCCCATCTTGCTGGACGACGTTTCTGGCGCCGGAACGGGCGTCGCGGTCTCGGTGAGGCGGGCCTTTGCGTGGTCTGAGGTTGCGCCCAGCGGGAGACAGTCTTCAAGCTCATCGAGCGTGTAGAACATCGAGCCTTCTTCGATCGGCACGCAGCCGGAGTGGAACGGAACTTCGGCCTCGTTGTACAGCATCCGGACAATGGTGTCGTCGTTGTCGTTTTGGAACGCGTCCCATTGAATGTTCGCTCCCATCGGCGTGACCTTGTCGCCACGCCACGAGGAGTTGGAATAGTCCATGACCTGGTTCGCCGGCACGCCCTTCTCCGAGCCCGGCAGTTTCAATAACGCCGCTAGCGGAACGATGGTCTCCGCGTGGCCGAAACGGAACTCGGCCGCGGTGTCACCGCCCTCGGCGCGTTCGCGCACACCGGCGAGCATGTGGTCGAGCAGTGGCGCGAAGTTGTCGTACGAGACCGTTTGGCCTGCGATAGCTGGGCCCTTCTCGTAGTAGTCCTCGACATCGAGAAGGTATGCGAATGTCGGGCCGTCGGACTCATCCATGTATTCGTCGAAGATCCAACCTTCGGCGGGCTTCGCCGGCTCTTCCTCCATGGCTGGGGCAATGATGTACAGGTTGTAGAACTGCAGGGCGGCATCAACGATGCCCTCAACGGTCTTGTCTTTCTTCTCAACGCCGACGAATGCCAGGGTGCCGTTATCGATCGCGTCGATGAACTCCGGCGCGAATATCTTTCCCAGTAGGCTCGTGGCCGCCTCGCGGGATGCGGGTTTTGCGTAGGCTTGCTCCACCTTTTCTTCGAGTACGTCGCCGTCGGCCCACGCTTTGTATGCCTCGTAGCTCGGTGCCGTTTTGTCCTTGTGCGCGTAGAGGAGGTCTCGGCGGGGCTCGAGCTCTACATGGCCGTCGGCCGCACCGTACGTGAGGCTGTCGGTAAGTTCCGGATTGGTTTCAAGCAGGCCCTTGCCGAAGTACCAGCCGGATTCAATCGCGCGGTCCTCACCGGAGGACAGGAAACTAATGGAGTGCTTCTCGCGGTCGACAGCGTCGAACAGTTCCGCGTTGCGCCGCGCGTTGCGCTCGCCGATGCCGTTCAACTCGGCGCGACCGAAGGCAGTGAGGTTGCCGTACCCGCCTTCACCCGGACCAGTCAGTTCGCGGTTAGCTTTGCTCATCGCCTCGACCTGCGGGATGAGGCGTTCGCCGAGTTCTGTGAGCTGACCGCGTTCTTTCGCGGCGGTGAGCATCTGGCCGGCGAGGTCGTCGTACTTGAATGAAGACAACCCTCGCGATCCGTGGCGGTTGACCGAGCTCGTGTAGATCTGCTGAAAACCTTCGGGGGCCTTGCTGTAACTGTCGATGGTTCCGGCAGGGAAGTAGTGCTGCTTTGTGGAATAGTACGTCGCGTTATCGGCGCTGGCAGCCGCAACGTTGCTGACAGCTACAGACGCAGCTACGACTACACATACAGCTCGACGGGAAAATATGGACATGGGAAGCGGGCTCCTTACAGGGGGGGGACAAGGCCACTGCCGACGCTAAACCTCCGAGATGAAGTTAAAGTGAACACACGCTAGGGGATCCTTGCCCGGCGGGTTCGCGCAGGCGCTAAAGTAAGGGGGCGATCACGGGCGAAGAAATTGCCCCCGATTCCCACATACAAAAGGAGCGACGTTGACCGAAACGACCAACCCCCGCG
It includes:
- a CDS encoding putative hydro-lyase is translated as MYASYTPAQARALFRTTDVATTAGFSAGFAQANLIALDRKYAFDFLLFAQRNPKPCPLLGVLEPGEVSSPLLAGGDIRTDIPSYRVFSHGSLIDEPTDATAYWTENTVAFVIGCSFTFEQALLDNNVPVAHIEQGVNVPMYLTNIDCEPAGVFSGKMVVSMRPIPANLVSDAVRITSRYPAVHGAPVHVGEPGLIGIDDLAAPDFGDDVDIPAGWVPVFWACGVTPQSIVMHSKPELAICHSPGKMLITDVRDVAYQVP
- a CDS encoding HNH endonuclease signature motif containing protein, translating into MNSFDAFIQAMSAVSMETLRHFDLPVALAAGMAPDRARAWDQMQDVYYGTTKFTRKQSEAVQKARGFSLDELGLIERRISGVKDAGERWRLRLELLDVTGGYRAIERAAREIVPREDNAPTKKQVAFSAPRNGRARITIDTTDRKAADLEHRLRQGIDATLPAAAQMEEAFWRIVEGKAGGVVAAAPRPIVMVPITEHARIMAGDGDDVILTLTDGTIMTGAEYLQQEFGEALEVAAFHPEEGAVNLYDTERFANQKQRDLACMVSPVCAFPGCRHGAYGSEIHHVTAWKHGGLTNMNNLVPLCRYHNRINDDDPWRTKRGRIAMIRGAPWWISPRGYHIKNTDRGALEQLFGPRRAGP
- a CDS encoding biotin carboxylase N-terminal domain-containing protein, with the translated sequence MTLSAVLIANRGEIAARIARTARDLGIRSIAVYSEPDTGALHTQIADEAYLLPGKTSAETYMNIPALIEIAHRAGADCLHPGYGFLSENADFARTVEQAGLTWIGPSPEAIELLGDKLSARALAVEVDAPLAPGTGEPLSTWEEARDFADKHGMPIAIKAAFGGGGRGLKVVFDEADIEEGFASAGREAKEAFGRGECYVEKFLTHPRHVEAQVLADAHGNVAVLGTRDCSTQRRFQKLIEEAPAPFLTDEQRSAIEEGAREIIRKANYQSAGTVEYIVSEDGTVSFLEVNTRVQVEHPITEAVTGVDIIAEQFRIADGLPLSFVDSKSNGGNGIDPSISGHAFEFRINAEDVTNGFAPSPGTATRFDVPTGPGVRIDTGVRTGGQIPPYYDSLMGKLVVWGPDRDTALARAKQALSEFVIEGVRTVLPFHRDMVDAPEITGESLDVYTDWVDHNYSPSQKHNGVDIEHIYDERRDVVVEIDGRLHTIGFPVAMLGGGAATAPAETAGPASDEAGAVTSKYEATIVEWLVADGDVVSKGDAIATVEAMKMESQIKAPRDGQISLAAQQGERVKANATIATIS
- a CDS encoding urea amidolyase family protein encodes the protein MNYPVKRVGTRALIVDLPDLKTVMDFYAALSASPLEHQTDVVAAARTVLVTFDSPTATTNAVDVLAGYSPAAADMGTSRDIDIDVRYDGEDVDALATSLGMSPRELIEWHTSTTWVAAFGGFAPGFTYCVPEDASRALTIPRRDSPRTAVPAGAVALAGEFSAVYPRTSPGGWQLIGTTATPMWDSTATPPALVAPGDRVHYHAVDTLPADTQTARKHLATPPRRPVFTLDDAGLQTLYQDLGRQGNGNLGVTTSGSTDRASARTANAAVGNKRNATLLENVGGLTMTALAETVICVTGADADVTVGGRPAPLATPTIVPAGAEVVVKPARLGFRTYIAVRGGLIADTELDSAATDMLSGLGPKPLAAGDTIAMSLTPPQSANSLLTNPLRVERDGADVVGVVRCVLGPRDDWFDKDAVDRFFATTFTVTGDSNRVGLRLESDAPLTRSRDGELPSEGMVAGSVQIPPSGQPVLFLRDHAVTGGYPVIATVINEDVDIAAQLPPGGKLRFERYTLEG
- a CDS encoding LamB/YcsF family protein, with translation MHIDLNADLGETTAGNPVADDAAMLEMVSSANVATGFHAGDPHSIAGTLKNAAAHGVTLGAHVAYNDPAGFGRRFIDYAPAELADETLYQIGALDALARVHGMRVRYVKPHGALYNTIVHHETHAKAVIDGIKAFSPDLAVMLLPGGVAVDIAEKAGLRVIREAFADRGYNPDGTLVSRREPGAVMHDPEAVAKRVLQVASTGSVTAIDGTEVKVQAESVCVHGDSPGSVELTRSVVHKLADEGIRIEAVL
- a CDS encoding GntR family transcriptional regulator, giving the protein MLAHNVSAEVRRAISRGEFAPGQKLNEVALAERFGVSRNTLREAFAMLTSEGLCERIPNRGVFLATPSPEFVTDTFRARAAIEPAALLWGPDLDVERLDELNKEARVAIEEEDDDLFIAVNQAFHHVVLAAMGSKTLGDTMDQLDAFLRLATLPILEHDPSFNRRFIEVNEHIVELVKSGDRQGASDYLQEHLMVQAEAIIEMIEKINNGIV
- the ppk2 gene encoding polyphosphate kinase 2; its protein translation is MSHDNKPPKLSKKAYEKELLRLQAELVAMQQWVVESGERLVIVMEGRDAAGKGSAIKRITQYLNPRTCRIEALPKPTDREQGQWYFQRYVEKLPTAGEIVIFDRSWYNRAGVERVMGFASSQEYRRFLHQAPIFERLLVEDGIMLRKYWFSVSDEEQYKRFKSRRNDPLRQWKLSPMDLESITKWEDYSRAKDEMFVHTDIPSAPWYTVESEDKKRSRINVISHLLSTIPYEHTKPDLPEIPERPETTDYERPPREEFRYVPDVAAELEVGKQSKKKKKKKKK
- a CDS encoding DNA-3-methyladenine glycosylase, yielding MIDFLQPANVVAPQLLGCVITHNGVSIRLTEVEAYLGADDPAAHTYRGKTARNAAMFGPPGRLYVYFSYGIHHNGNIVCAPEGDGQGCLMRGGEVVAGEDLARERRQRPDRAPIAYENLARGPGNLGRALGLELGDNGTPVELTLREAEPEWVAGPRIGISKNADAPWRFWIPGNKTVSTPRGAPKKR
- a CDS encoding Cof-type HAD-IIB family hydrolase, giving the protein MRTPRLIALDMDGTLLDGDGRVPDAFWPLLETARSRGITLAPASGRQLATLQQMFPDCEDFIAENGAVVARGGEVVSTTALPEAPVQRLLSALPSAPFAANAVVCAPSVAATAALPPAMDAEVDKYYASRTLLGDGSASPTIKIALYVESDAERDAYPWVRELVPELRAVVSGKHWVDLMHPDADKGLALAQLAEAMGVAMSETAAFGDYLNDLGMLRAAGHAVAMGNAHEDVKAVADEVVGTNTDGAAVARLAKWLS
- a CDS encoding 3-hydroxyisobutyryl-CoA hydrolase, with the translated sequence MTDLIKTEVRETTGVITLDRPKALNSLNHEMARAIDATLKQWRNDDAIAQVVVQSAGKHFCSGGDVRAAREGILDGRSTEVDAFFADEYAMNLDIANYPKPYIALCNGVIMGGGMGISAHGSHMVVTEDTFASMPEMNIGYVTDVGMSWLLQNLPKRPSLPLGKFLALTGYRLTPDDMLATGLATHKVASLDGVLDGIVAEGPGYLDTVAIAPGESELFSLYDGIEHTFQGSWAEIQENLDGELAELVAKRTAQASPSALVAAAELFAANATQDLAGALDNERRLGAMMTREPDFAEGVRAVLVDKDQSPNFAPQPEPGKYRDVLRN